CGGAGCGAACACCAAACTGCATGTCGTCGTGGATGGGAAAGGCCGCCTGGTCCGGGCGGCGTTGACGGCGGGACAGGTCAGCGAAGCGAAGATCGCTCCGGGACTGGTGAGAGGATTGGAAGGATGCCGGGTGGTCGCCGACAAAGGTTACGACAGCCGGGCGATGAGGGAGATGGTGGAGCATTCGGGCAGCCGCAGTTGCATCCCGGC
The window above is part of the Akkermansiaceae bacterium genome. Proteins encoded here:
- a CDS encoding transposase — its product is MDGKGRLVRAALTAGQVSEAKIAPGLVRGLEGCRVVADKGYDSRAMREMVEHSGSRSCIPA